A single region of the Latilactobacillus curvatus JCM 1096 = DSM 20019 genome encodes:
- a CDS encoding aldose epimerase family protein produces the protein MKYWREAFGEINGQTVWQYWLENRQGYQLAVTEYGATITHLVMPDQSGQMANVVIGYDTLADFVKQQAYFGATVGRVAGRIGQGAFTLDGHDYQAPINNGANTNHGGPNSFESQIWQSSVVEKDDAISVVFMLTSPDGENGFPGNLAVTTTYTLNEANEWLIDYQATTDKTTLFNPTCHVYLNLTGDFDQFVGQHTLQIDSDRFGAIQPDGLPTGELVPVAGSVFDLRQPRALQAAFDSENTQTKLVGGFDHPFLLNQTPGKSDAILRDPESGRSITIDTEGNAIVIYTANGFGDEPNLTNQAIQPHQAVAIEAQMMPDAIHHTEFGNIVLHPGEQYQRRTRYKLN, from the coding sequence ATGAAGTATTGGCGAGAAGCATTTGGAGAAATAAATGGTCAAACGGTTTGGCAGTATTGGCTAGAGAATCGTCAGGGGTATCAATTAGCCGTGACAGAATACGGCGCAACGATTACTCACTTGGTGATGCCGGATCAAAGTGGTCAGATGGCCAATGTTGTGATTGGCTATGACACCCTAGCGGATTTTGTAAAGCAACAAGCTTATTTTGGTGCGACAGTGGGACGCGTAGCTGGCCGCATCGGTCAAGGTGCTTTTACACTCGATGGTCATGATTATCAAGCACCGATTAATAATGGCGCCAACACGAATCATGGTGGCCCCAATAGTTTTGAATCGCAAATCTGGCAATCATCAGTGGTTGAAAAAGATGATGCGATTAGTGTCGTTTTCATGTTAACGAGTCCAGATGGTGAAAATGGATTCCCCGGTAATTTAGCGGTGACCACGACGTATACGCTAAATGAGGCCAATGAATGGCTAATTGACTATCAAGCAACGACTGATAAAACCACGTTGTTTAACCCAACATGCCATGTCTATCTGAATTTGACGGGGGACTTTGATCAATTTGTTGGCCAACACACATTGCAAATCGATAGTGACCGTTTTGGTGCCATTCAACCAGACGGCTTACCAACCGGGGAATTAGTCCCAGTTGCGGGCTCTGTCTTTGATTTACGTCAACCGCGAGCTTTGCAAGCCGCTTTTGATAGTGAAAATACGCAAACTAAATTGGTCGGTGGTTTTGATCATCCATTCCTGTTGAATCAAACGCCGGGTAAATCGGATGCGATTTTACGCGATCCCGAAAGTGGCCGCTCGATCACAATTGATACAGAAGGGAATGCAATCGTTATTTATACCGCCAATGGCTTCGGGGACGAACCAAACTTAACAAATCAGGCAATTCAACCCCACCAAGCAGTGGCGATTGAAGCCCAAATGATGCCAGATGCCATCCATCATACCGAGTTTGGTAATATTGTTTTGCATCCTGGCGAACAATATCAACGGCGGACCCGATATAAACTCAATTAA
- a CDS encoding cold-shock protein produces MEKGTVKWFNNEKGFGFISAEGQDDIFVHFSAIQDEGFKSLEEGQAVEFDIVEGTRGAQAANVVKL; encoded by the coding sequence ATGGAAAAAGGAACAGTAAAATGGTTTAACAATGAAAAAGGTTTCGGCTTTATCTCAGCAGAAGGTCAAGACGATATCTTTGTACATTTCAGTGCAATCCAAGACGAAGGCTTCAAGTCATTAGAAGAAGGCCAAGCGGTCGAATTCGACATCGTTGAAGGCACACGTGGAGCACAAGCTGCGAATGTTGTAAAACTTTAA
- the tyrS gene encoding tyrosine--tRNA ligase: protein MRKNIIDELTWRDAINQQTDAEGLRELVENNKISLYCGTDPTGDSLHIGHLIPFMMMKRFQLAGHHPYILIGGGTGSIGDPSGRNSERQLQTMEKVQKNVEALSNQMRKLFGKDANVTFVNNYDWLSKISLLDFLRDYGKNFNINTMLAKDIVASRLEVGISFTEFTYQILQSIDFKHLHDEHNIQLQIGGADQWGNITSGIDMIHKLEGSDEPVYGLTIPLMLKADGTKFGKTAGGAIWLDAEKTSPYEFYQFWVNQDDRDVIKYLKFFTFLEEDEIEELAQKVATEPEKREAQKRLAQEVTRFVHGQEALDEAEHITELLFEGNIKALDVVEAEQAFGKAPSVEISKEAKNIVDFLVDTGIESSKRQAREDVQNGAITINGDRIQETDAMIDPMTSFDGKFVIIRRGKKNYFLARVTD, encoded by the coding sequence ATGAGAAAAAATATTATTGATGAATTAACATGGCGTGATGCGATTAACCAACAAACAGATGCTGAAGGATTGCGTGAATTAGTAGAAAACAACAAGATTTCTTTATACTGTGGGACTGATCCAACTGGTGATAGTTTACACATCGGTCATTTGATTCCATTCATGATGATGAAGCGATTCCAATTAGCTGGACATCACCCATACATCTTAATCGGTGGTGGGACAGGATCAATTGGTGATCCAAGTGGTCGTAATTCAGAACGCCAGTTACAAACAATGGAAAAGGTTCAAAAAAATGTTGAAGCTTTATCAAACCAAATGCGGAAATTATTTGGTAAAGATGCCAATGTTACTTTTGTTAATAACTACGATTGGTTATCAAAAATCTCATTGTTGGACTTTTTAAGAGATTACGGTAAGAATTTCAACATCAATACAATGTTAGCTAAAGATATTGTTGCTAGTCGTTTGGAAGTGGGGATTTCATTTACTGAATTCACATACCAAATTCTACAATCAATTGATTTCAAACACTTACATGATGAACATAACATCCAACTGCAAATTGGTGGGGCTGATCAATGGGGCAATATTACTTCAGGGATTGATATGATTCATAAACTTGAAGGTAGCGACGAACCCGTATACGGTTTAACAATTCCATTAATGTTGAAAGCTGACGGAACTAAGTTTGGTAAGACAGCAGGTGGTGCAATCTGGCTTGATGCTGAAAAGACTTCACCATACGAATTCTACCAATTCTGGGTAAATCAAGATGATCGTGATGTTATTAAATACCTTAAATTCTTCACATTCTTAGAAGAAGACGAAATTGAAGAATTGGCACAAAAAGTTGCAACAGAACCTGAAAAACGTGAAGCACAAAAACGTTTAGCACAAGAAGTGACACGTTTTGTTCACGGTCAAGAAGCATTAGATGAAGCGGAACATATTACTGAATTACTTTTTGAAGGTAATATCAAAGCTTTAGATGTTGTTGAAGCAGAACAAGCTTTTGGTAAAGCACCATCAGTTGAAATTAGTAAAGAAGCTAAAAACATTGTTGACTTCTTAGTGGATACAGGTATTGAATCTTCAAAACGTCAAGCACGTGAAGATGTTCAAAATGGTGCCATTACAATTAATGGTGACCGTATCCAAGAAACTGATGCGATGATTGACCCGATGACTAGCTTTGATGGCAAGTTTGTGATTATTCGCCGTGGGAAGAAGAATTACTTCTTAGCACGTGTTACTGACTAG
- a CDS encoding IS30-like element ISLpl1 family transposase yields the protein MTYSERIKIETFCELGLSNIQMGVRLNRSPSTISYELSRCQPYQAELAQTDAEYKRSRCGRKTKLSDELKQKILNHLRLSWSPGMIAHEFKLATKSIYNWLNQGRIGFSLNDLPEHGVRQRRNVDQRSKYNQSLGRSIEQRPMMINQRKRIGDFELDTVVGPRGHSKAVLLTLIDRKSRFLWAYRLKDRTTATVNEALTKFLTTFNGPVHSFTVDRGTEFSGLVSLESQYGIKTYYCHAYTPAERGSNERFNRNLRYFYPKGTRFEHISAQDLTTTLLQINQRPLKILDWQTPYQVMLTNLSKNSD from the coding sequence ATAACCTATTCCGAACGAATTAAAATCGAAACCTTTTGTGAACTAGGGCTGTCCAATATCCAAATGGGCGTTCGGCTGAACCGATCACCGTCAACAATTTCTTATGAATTATCTCGATGTCAACCTTATCAGGCTGAATTAGCACAAACAGATGCCGAATACAAGCGATCACGATGTGGTCGGAAAACTAAGCTGAGCGATGAGTTAAAGCAAAAAATTCTCAACCATTTACGTCTAAGCTGGTCACCAGGAATGATTGCTCACGAATTTAAACTAGCTACTAAATCTATTTATAATTGGCTAAATCAGGGGAGAATTGGTTTCTCCTTGAATGATCTACCTGAACATGGCGTACGCCAACGGCGTAACGTTGACCAACGATCCAAATATAATCAATCTTTGGGGCGATCAATTGAACAGCGTCCCATGATGATTAATCAACGTAAGCGCATCGGCGATTTTGAACTAGATACAGTCGTTGGTCCTCGTGGGCATAGTAAGGCAGTTTTATTAACTTTAATCGATCGCAAATCACGGTTCCTTTGGGCATACCGGTTAAAAGATCGGACGACAGCGACTGTTAATGAAGCACTAACTAAGTTCCTAACCACTTTTAATGGTCCGGTGCACAGCTTTACTGTGGACCGTGGCACTGAGTTTAGTGGGCTAGTATCACTTGAATCACAATATGGTATTAAGACCTATTACTGCCATGCTTATACGCCAGCTGAACGTGGTAGTAATGAACGCTTTAATCGGAATTTACGTTATTTTTATCCTAAAGGGACTCGTTTTGAGCACATTAGTGCTCAAGATTTAACGACGACGTTACTCCAAATTAACCAGCGACCGCTTAAAATACTCGACTGGCAAACACCGTATCAGGTTATGCTGACAAATTTGTCCAAAAATTCGGATTAA
- a CDS encoding MFS transporter, translated as MALSYVDNPQVQKNRWRILTAVGLFTFMSTLDGSIVNIALPVMSRDLKIPMNQAEWIVSIYLIMICALLLLFGKIGDAFGKVKVFKIGTFLFVIGSLLCGFNGGLPLLLGARVLQALGASMTMSNNNGIITEVFPLKERGRALGLTGSFVALGSIAGPGIGGLILAHFSWGYIFWINVPIGILTIIFGHFILPKDIVKTHEKIDYAGFASFVVLIVSLFLGIFIGQQIGFTSPIILAAFVVALISAGIFVWIEQHVEQPLLSFRLFKNIDFSLSLLCAFLIFIVNFFFNVISPFYLENALGLAPNLAGYSLMIFPIVQVVVAPIAGSISDRIGPEMLTFIGLVLISISQVGYMLMNLQTPIWLFMFFVGLVGLGNGIFQAPNNTIVMSSVGVEDLGIAGGINALARNLGMVFGISLSTTVLYAAMSRNYGQKVTGYIPGHANVFIAGMHDAFMVALVICLIATALTGWRMLKHRKIA; from the coding sequence ATGGCATTAAGTTATGTGGATAATCCGCAGGTTCAAAAAAATCGTTGGCGAATATTGACGGCTGTCGGACTATTTACCTTCATGTCGACGCTTGATGGCAGTATCGTTAATATTGCACTTCCAGTCATGAGCCGTGATTTAAAGATTCCGATGAATCAAGCGGAATGGATTGTGTCGATTTATCTGATTATGATTTGTGCCTTATTATTATTATTCGGTAAAATTGGCGATGCTTTTGGGAAGGTCAAAGTGTTTAAAATTGGAACCTTCTTATTCGTGATTGGTTCCTTGTTGTGTGGCTTTAATGGCGGCTTACCATTGTTATTAGGTGCACGCGTTCTTCAGGCTTTAGGGGCATCAATGACGATGAGCAATAATAATGGGATTATTACCGAGGTTTTCCCACTGAAAGAGCGTGGGCGAGCGTTGGGGTTAACCGGATCATTCGTTGCGTTAGGTAGCATTGCCGGGCCCGGGATTGGTGGGCTAATCTTAGCGCATTTTAGTTGGGGCTATATTTTCTGGATTAACGTGCCAATTGGAATTTTAACCATTATTTTTGGGCATTTTATTTTACCGAAGGATATTGTTAAAACACATGAAAAAATTGACTATGCTGGGTTTGCCAGTTTTGTAGTTTTAATTGTTAGTTTATTCCTCGGCATTTTCATCGGCCAACAAATTGGATTTACCTCACCAATTATTTTAGCGGCCTTTGTCGTTGCCTTAATTAGTGCTGGCATCTTTGTTTGGATTGAACAACATGTAGAACAGCCATTATTATCGTTTAGATTGTTTAAAAATATCGATTTTAGTTTGAGTTTACTCTGTGCGTTCTTAATTTTCATCGTTAACTTCTTCTTCAATGTGATTTCACCATTCTATCTGGAAAATGCGCTAGGCTTAGCGCCTAATCTTGCCGGTTACAGTTTAATGATTTTCCCAATTGTTCAAGTGGTGGTCGCACCGATTGCCGGGAGTATCTCGGATCGAATTGGGCCAGAAATGTTAACCTTTATCGGGTTAGTGTTGATTTCGATCAGTCAGGTCGGTTATATGTTGATGAATCTACAAACACCGATCTGGTTATTCATGTTCTTCGTTGGCTTAGTTGGGCTTGGGAATGGGATTTTCCAAGCACCGAATAACACGATTGTCATGAGTTCCGTCGGTGTTGAAGATCTAGGGATTGCTGGCGGGATTAACGCCCTCGCGCGGAATCTTGGGATGGTCTTTGGGATTTCATTGTCAACGACGGTTTTATATGCCGCAATGAGTCGCAATTACGGGCAAAAAGTGACGGGGTATATTCCAGGTCACGCGAATGTGTTCATCGCTGGGATGCATGATGCCTTTATGGTTGCGCTAGTGATTTGTTTAATCGCAACGGCTCTAACCGGTTGGCGGATGTTGAAACATCGCAAAATAGCTTAA